In one window of Primulina tabacum isolate GXHZ01 chromosome 8, ASM2559414v2, whole genome shotgun sequence DNA:
- the LOC142553253 gene encoding protein PHYTOCHROME KINASE SUBSTRATE 3-like, producing MESEDNMNLRVASFSCYLDRDKENLIRRISAQETPLVMSSGKSKSPSIKSAFQANISHSKDTQDSLKSARTDSFSYLNTSGENFVFKVPGPIQDPTSAFTFSQDHHSKDGEISVFGADRYFNMKLEYTSGLKREFNKNGSVNRPRLSSNATQETRSQLGSETSSWASQTTMLRNLPRNDSLTKPKKPTSWRIFPGFGCQVPCFDKKNVKINDQIIPHDITYKNSKASRTGSDRIFGHLTTIPDQKSQKNFIVDKIKLEEEKLEEARNSIEVFGSSISSKGDIAMNLERKLSMLTWDAIPEGKSHQNNIPAASTIGTSTIFDDMASDASSDLFEIENISGCINQILASKTDQDDAVSCCMSPTSHYAPSEASIQWSVITASAADYLSILSDTEERCVSISGGIVSRNNNMNPRNTNGGSKEAQKIRPSGLLGCKNQKSVDVADETVCVKVLEKVKQ from the coding sequence ATGGAGAGTGAAGATAACATGAATCTTCGTGTCGCCTCGTTTTCATGTTACCTAGAcagagataaagaaaatttgaTTCGAAGGATTTCGGCCCAAGAAACCCCTCTTGTAATGAGCTCAGGAAAAAGTAAGTCCCCTTCAATAAAATCTGCATTCCAGGCCAACATTTCACACTCAAAAGACACCCAAGATAGCCTAAAAAGCGCCCGAACGGATTCGTTTTCGTATCTCAACACTTCAGGAGAGAACTTTGTGTTTAAAGTTCCGGGGCCAATCCAAGATCCCACTTCAGCATTCACATTCTCTCAAGATCACCATTCAAAAGATGGAGAAATCAGTGTTTTTGGTGCTGACAGGTACTTCAACATGAAATTGGAATACACGTCAGGGCTGAAACGTGAATTTAACAAAAACGGGTCGGTGAATCGACCCCGGCTTTCATCGAATGCAACTCAAGAAACTCGTAGCCAGCTTGGTTCTGAAACGAGTAGCTGGGCGAGCCAAACAACAATGCTGAGGAACCTCCCGAGAAACGATTCACTAACTAAGCCGAAAAAACCTACCAGCTGGAGAATTTTCCCCGGATTCGGTTGCCAGGTGCCGTGTTTCGACAAGAAAAATGTCAAGATCAATGATCAGATCATCCCACACGACATCACATACAAGAACTCAAAAGCCAGCCGAACCGGATCAGATCGAATATTCGGTCATCTCACCACAATCCCGGACCAAAAATCACAAAAGAATTTCATTGTAGACAAAATCAAGCTCGAAGAAGAAAAGTTGGAAGAGGCGAGAAACTCCATCGAAGTATTTGGATCAAGCATTTCATCAAAGGGAGACATAGCCATGAATTTGGAAAGAAAACTCTCAATGTTAACATGGGACGCCATTCCTGAAGGGAAAAGCCATCAGAATAATATCCCAGCTGCCTCTACTATCGGAACCAGCACAATTTTCGACGATATGGCTAGTGATGCAAGCTCCGATCTCTTCGAAATAGAGAATATCTCGGGatgtataaatcaaatattagCCTCAAAAACAGATCAAGATGATGCTGTTTCTTGTTGCATGAGTCCTACATCACATTATGCACCAAGTGAAGCCAGTATTCAATGGAGTGTCATTACCGCAAGCGCTGCAGATTACTTGTCGATTCTGTCAGACACCGAAGAAAGATGTGTTAGCATTTCAGGTGGCATAGTTTCAAGAAACAACAACATGAATCCAAGAAACACAAATGGAGGGAGCAAGGAAGCACAAAAGATTCGGCCAAGTGGGCTTCTAGGATGCAAGAATCAGAAATCAGTTGATGTTGCTGATGAAACAGTGTGTGTTAAGGTTCTGGAAAAGGTAAAACAATAA